In Comamonas sp. lk, the following proteins share a genomic window:
- the ylqF gene encoding ribosome biogenesis GTPase YlqF: MAIQWFPGHMHLTRQAIMERVKEIDVVIEVLDARLPGSSANPLLLEMTGHKPRLKILNKQDLADAAQTKAWLDWYNAQSETRAIALDASEPAPTKRLIEQCKLLAPSRGGMAKPMRVLICGVPNVGKSTLINSMSGKTQAKTGNEAGITKIEQRIVLADDFYLWDTPGMLWPRIIVEKSGFNLAASGAVGRNAYDEELVALELLIYLQKNYAALLDARYRLGLDAAEIGALHDDELLTLIGKKRGAVMSGGRVNLQKAAELVLTDFRDAILGRITLETPAEFEAWLAAGQIKDAERQAKKDAIAAKKRRPPRPPREEGSAAKPAAKPAVKAVPKPAAKPEAKAAPKPGAKTASRPTAPRPVKLAAAKPRKSRAR, from the coding sequence ATGGCCATCCAATGGTTCCCCGGTCACATGCACCTGACGCGCCAGGCCATCATGGAGCGCGTCAAGGAAATTGACGTGGTCATTGAGGTGTTGGACGCGCGCCTGCCCGGCTCCAGCGCCAATCCTTTGTTGCTGGAGATGACGGGCCACAAGCCGCGCCTGAAGATTCTCAACAAGCAGGATCTGGCCGATGCCGCGCAGACCAAGGCCTGGCTGGACTGGTACAACGCCCAGAGCGAGACCCGCGCCATTGCGCTCGATGCCTCCGAGCCCGCCCCCACCAAACGTCTGATCGAGCAATGCAAGCTGCTGGCGCCTTCGCGCGGCGGCATGGCCAAGCCCATGCGCGTGCTGATCTGCGGCGTGCCCAATGTGGGCAAGTCCACGCTGATCAACTCCATGAGCGGCAAGACCCAGGCCAAGACCGGCAACGAGGCCGGCATCACCAAGATCGAACAGCGCATTGTGCTGGCCGATGATTTCTATCTCTGGGACACGCCCGGCATGCTGTGGCCGCGCATCATTGTGGAAAAAAGCGGCTTCAATCTGGCCGCCAGCGGTGCCGTGGGCCGCAACGCCTACGACGAAGAGCTGGTGGCGCTGGAGCTGCTGATCTATCTGCAAAAGAACTACGCGGCGCTGCTGGATGCTCGCTACAGGCTGGGCCTGGATGCGGCCGAGATTGGGGCACTGCACGATGACGAGCTTTTGACCCTGATAGGCAAAAAGCGCGGCGCCGTGATGAGCGGCGGCCGGGTGAACTTGCAAAAAGCGGCCGAGCTGGTGCTCACCGACTTCCGCGACGCCATCCTGGGGCGCATCACGCTGGAAACCCCGGCCGAGTTCGAAGCCTGGCTGGCCGCAGGCCAGATCAAGGATGCCGAGCGCCAGGCCAAAAAGGATGCCATCGCCGCCAAAAAGCGCCGTCCTCCCCGCCCTCCGCGCGAAGAGGGAAGCGCCGCCAAGCCGGCAGCAAAACCGGCAGTCAAGGCGGTACCCAAACCCGCCGCCAAGCCTGAAGCCAAGGCCGCACCAAAACCTGGAGCCAAGACTGCCAGCAGGCCCACGGCGCCCAGGCCGGTCAAGCTTGCGGCGGCCAAGCCCCGAAAGTCGCGCGCGCGCTGA
- a CDS encoding oxidoreductase-like domain-containing protein has translation MALVESQPEALLQPLSQAQAQIALWTARAAALQLSLRPPPPQPTSCCGRGCNGCVWEGFFDALQFWCEDAEQAVTEAASAALHA, from the coding sequence ATGGCCCTCGTCGAGAGCCAGCCTGAGGCCCTGCTGCAGCCGCTGAGCCAGGCCCAGGCCCAAATTGCGCTGTGGACTGCTCGCGCCGCTGCGCTGCAGCTAAGCCTGCGCCCACCGCCGCCCCAGCCCACCAGCTGCTGCGGCCGTGGCTGCAACGGCTGTGTCTGGGAAGGTTTTTTTGATGCGCTGCAGTTCTGGTGCGAGGACGCGGAGCAAGCCGTCACCGAAGCGGCCTCAGCAGCGCTGCACGCCTGA
- a CDS encoding methyl-accepting chemotaxis protein — protein MLFLKTFQNLSVARKMWALFLGLLLCSVWVAGGLFAYLQSVEQKVSTAVQSTDQRINLALRWQGLSLQSVEAALASVLSSEEHLIAHLSQKARALMEQASGLQQQVQAAATSATDLQGLALVERERKAVLDIYEQAYQARDLGKAWEAQKLVDEQLVPAAARYVKAQDGFIAAQQQQRLDAEQQGRAQSLLAKRMAVGVGLFMGLLGALLSLATIRSITTPLQQAVTLAQNIAAGDLSYAPRSERTDEMGQFMQALAQMTRQLRGLVGDVQGGVVAVAAASSQMAQDNSDLSARTAYAAEQLKSTVGSIEGMVTLVNQSADSALHADQSARSAALAAESGGSAVQEVVRSMQHMAQSSQQVAAIVSVIDGIAFQTNILALNAAVEAARAGAQGRGFAVVAAEVRELAQQSAEAAKQIRQLMLHSSQQVQSGTELALQAGQRMEHIVRDVHKVSGLIASITEAAQAQNQGIAQISDAVQALDDMTSQNAALVAESSAAAQELFTQAQRLEAGTGRFRLVNEVYLSPSDAMHFEVKAHAARPLALV, from the coding sequence CGCAAGATGTGGGCGCTGTTTCTGGGCCTGCTGCTGTGCAGCGTATGGGTGGCAGGCGGACTGTTCGCCTATCTGCAAAGCGTGGAGCAAAAAGTCAGCACCGCCGTGCAGTCCACCGATCAGCGCATCAATCTGGCCCTGCGCTGGCAGGGTTTGAGCCTGCAAAGCGTGGAGGCGGCGCTGGCCAGCGTGCTTTCCTCCGAAGAGCATCTGATTGCCCACCTCTCGCAAAAAGCGCGGGCCTTGATGGAGCAGGCCAGCGGTTTGCAGCAACAGGTGCAGGCCGCCGCCACCAGCGCCACCGATCTGCAAGGCCTGGCCCTGGTGGAGCGGGAGCGCAAGGCCGTGCTAGACATCTACGAGCAGGCCTATCAGGCACGCGATCTGGGCAAGGCCTGGGAAGCGCAGAAGCTGGTGGATGAGCAACTGGTGCCGGCTGCGGCGCGTTATGTGAAGGCGCAGGACGGCTTTATCGCCGCCCAGCAGCAGCAGCGGCTGGATGCCGAGCAGCAAGGCCGCGCCCAGAGTCTGCTGGCCAAGCGCATGGCCGTGGGTGTGGGTCTGTTCATGGGCTTGCTGGGGGCGCTGCTGTCGCTGGCCACCATCCGTTCCATCACCACGCCGCTGCAGCAGGCCGTGACCCTGGCGCAGAACATTGCCGCCGGCGATCTGTCTTATGCACCGCGCAGCGAGCGCACGGATGAGATGGGTCAGTTCATGCAGGCGCTGGCGCAGATGACGCGGCAGTTGCGCGGCCTGGTGGGCGATGTGCAGGGCGGCGTGGTGGCCGTGGCCGCCGCATCCAGCCAGATGGCGCAGGACAACAGCGATCTATCGGCTCGCACCGCCTATGCGGCAGAGCAGCTCAAGTCCACGGTAGGCAGCATCGAAGGCATGGTGACGCTGGTCAACCAGTCGGCCGACAGCGCTTTGCATGCCGATCAAAGCGCCCGCAGTGCGGCGCTGGCAGCGGAAAGCGGCGGCTCCGCAGTGCAGGAGGTGGTGCGCAGCATGCAGCACATGGCGCAAAGCAGCCAGCAGGTGGCAGCCATTGTGAGCGTGATCGATGGCATCGCTTTTCAGACCAATATCCTGGCGCTCAATGCCGCCGTGGAGGCCGCACGTGCCGGTGCACAGGGCCGGGGCTTTGCCGTGGTGGCGGCCGAAGTGCGGGAGCTGGCCCAGCAAAGTGCCGAGGCGGCCAAGCAGATTCGCCAGCTCATGCTGCATTCCTCGCAGCAGGTGCAGTCGGGCACGGAGCTGGCGCTGCAGGCCGGCCAGCGCATGGAGCACATCGTGCGCGATGTGCACAAGGTCAGCGGCCTGATTGCCTCGATCACCGAAGCAGCCCAGGCTCAGAACCAGGGCATTGCACAGATCAGCGATGCCGTACAGGCGCTCGACGACATGACCAGCCAGAACGCCGCCCTGGTGGCCGAATCGAGCGCTGCGGCGCAGGAACTGTTTACCCAGGCTCAGCGGCTGGAGGCCGGAACCGGGCGCTTCAGGCTGGTCAACGAGGTGTACCTGTCGCCGTCAGATGCTATGCACTTTGAAGTCAAGGCGCATGCTGCACGCCCGCTGGCGCTGGTTTAG